One Antiquaquibacter oligotrophicus genomic region harbors:
- a CDS encoding ribokinase → MAHQVPAVTPPRVVVVGSANVDEVFAVQAIPAPGETILSHGVMTARGGKGQNQAVAAARAGASTAFVGCLGSDDFGRLTLAGLTEDSIDTDAVRVIEAPTGRALIAVEPGGENTIIVEAGANADVRIRPEDRAVIADADVLLAQLEIPIDSVVEAAVSARDSGTLVIVNAAPMAALPAALLDATDVLVVNELEAQQLRGATGVTNLLDLVPVVVLTLGSKGAILQRREKAPVEVPAPIVDVVDATGAGDTFCGALAVALAEGMPDAEALRFSVTAASLSVQRAGAVPSIPTRAEIATELDRIAD, encoded by the coding sequence GTGGCACACCAAGTCCCTGCTGTGACGCCACCGCGCGTTGTCGTCGTGGGCAGTGCCAACGTCGACGAGGTGTTCGCGGTTCAGGCGATTCCGGCGCCGGGCGAGACGATCCTGTCGCACGGCGTCATGACGGCTCGTGGTGGCAAGGGCCAGAATCAGGCGGTCGCCGCAGCGCGTGCCGGCGCTTCGACAGCTTTTGTCGGGTGCCTCGGCTCCGACGACTTTGGACGCCTGACCCTTGCGGGCCTCACCGAGGACTCGATCGACACCGACGCGGTGCGTGTCATCGAGGCTCCCACCGGGCGAGCCCTCATCGCTGTCGAACCGGGCGGCGAGAACACCATCATCGTCGAGGCTGGCGCCAACGCCGACGTTCGGATACGGCCGGAGGACCGTGCCGTCATCGCGGACGCCGACGTGCTTCTCGCGCAATTAGAGATCCCGATCGATTCGGTCGTCGAGGCTGCCGTAAGCGCGCGTGACTCCGGCACCCTTGTGATCGTTAACGCTGCGCCCATGGCGGCCCTTCCTGCTGCCCTCCTGGACGCGACAGACGTCCTGGTTGTCAACGAGCTCGAGGCGCAGCAGTTGCGCGGAGCGACCGGTGTCACCAACCTGCTCGACCTCGTACCTGTTGTCGTTCTGACCCTCGGGTCGAAGGGTGCCATCCTCCAACGTCGGGAGAAGGCCCCCGTCGAGGTGCCCGCTCCCATTGTCGACGTTGTGGATGCGACGGGCGCCGGGGACACCTTCTGCGGCGCGCTTGCTGTAGCGCTCGCCGAAGGGATGCCCGACGCCGAGGCTCTTCGGTTCTCGGTGACTGCCGCGTCGCTTTCCGTGCAGCGTGCGGGCGCCGTGCCGTCGATTCCGACGAGGGCCGAGATCGCTACGGAGCTGGATCGCATCGCCGACTGA
- a CDS encoding aldehyde dehydrogenase family protein — MTRLAVPKTYKLYIGGKFPRSESGRTYEVVSTKGDFLANASLASRKDARDAVVAARAAFSGWAGATAYNRGQVLYRIAEILEGRREQFVDEVVATEGASRAAAAKQIDAAIDAWVWYAGWADKYVQAAGNGNPVSGPYFNLSTPEPTGVVAIIAPQSAGSLAGLVSVIAPAILSGNTVVVVASERAPLSAISLAEVLATSDVPGGVVNVLTGSPAELAPWLASHADVNALDLTGAGDLEWVDLQIAAADTLKRVVPPHPGIPAPTLDRIVAFTETKTVWHTKSLL, encoded by the coding sequence AGACCTACAAGCTCTACATCGGGGGTAAGTTCCCGCGCAGCGAGAGTGGGCGGACCTATGAGGTCGTCTCCACGAAGGGTGACTTCCTCGCCAACGCGTCGCTGGCCAGTCGTAAGGATGCCCGCGATGCCGTCGTTGCAGCGCGCGCCGCGTTCTCCGGCTGGGCGGGAGCAACGGCCTACAACCGCGGGCAGGTGCTGTACCGCATCGCGGAGATACTCGAGGGCCGACGCGAACAGTTCGTCGACGAGGTTGTCGCTACCGAGGGGGCCTCTCGCGCGGCAGCGGCGAAACAGATCGACGCCGCCATCGACGCCTGGGTCTGGTACGCGGGCTGGGCGGACAAATACGTGCAGGCCGCCGGCAACGGCAACCCCGTGAGCGGCCCGTACTTCAATCTGTCGACGCCCGAACCCACGGGTGTCGTGGCGATCATCGCGCCACAATCGGCTGGCTCCCTCGCCGGCCTCGTCTCGGTCATTGCTCCCGCGATCCTGAGCGGCAACACGGTGGTTGTTGTCGCGAGTGAGCGAGCCCCGCTGTCGGCGATCAGCCTCGCCGAGGTGCTCGCGACGAGCGACGTGCCCGGGGGAGTTGTCAACGTACTCACCGGGTCACCCGCGGAACTGGCGCCGTGGCTCGCCTCGCACGCCGACGTCAACGCGCTGGACCTCACGGGCGCCGGCGACCTCGAGTGGGTCGACCTTCAGATCGCGGCAGCCGACACCCTGAAGCGCGTTGTGCCGCCGCATCCGGGTATTCCGGCACCCACCCTGGACCGTATCGTGGCGTTCACGGAGACGAAGACGGTGTGGCACACCAAGTCCCTGCTGTGA